In Oryzias melastigma strain HK-1 linkage group LG14, ASM292280v2, whole genome shotgun sequence, the DNA window CTAAAAAGAATCTATGTGGTAATGTCCAAATTTCTTTCCATTCAAGGTGTTCTACAAAACCTTATAGCTACATAATCTTATAAAATAagcatatatttatttgttcaggAAACAAATATCACAAATGAACACTATAATATACTATTCCTTCACGTTTCCTTAGAAAGGCTGTGAGCTGGAGCTGATTCTGATGTCAGAGACCCAAGCTGCACACCACATCAACAACGGTGAAAGACAGATGCAGAACCTGATGATGGAGACCCTCATCCACTGAGGTTCAACCCCAGACGCATCCCAGGTATCCAACCGCCTCTAAACACAGGAAACCATCACCAGGTGAAATCTTTTCCCACTGATGCTGCAAACTCTGCACCAAGAGACTTCCTGGGAGTTTGGAGACTTGTGACTGTCACTGCCAGCATCAACAAGGCCTTTGAGGAGCCTTCGAGGACAGAACTGCCCTCTCTGACCAAAAACGCCTGTAGATAATTGACCTTTTGTGCACTGCTTTTTTGCACACTTAgagagaaagacagaaatgttGTTGTGAATAGCTTCACACTGGACAAATTTAAACCTGTTCAAATTGATTTACACTGTTTTTctcacttaaaacaaaaaataaataaattcaattgtgtgttttattaaaacaggATAATCATTCATTGAATGCTCTaaagctaaatttttaaaactttaaaaacaactttttaacagaaatatgaaccgaaaatatagcattacctgcgataatgccagTGTCAGCTTATTTGGCCGCTGAAGGTGCTAATGCTGATGGTTGAAGATCCTGAaattaatagataaaaacactgaagctgatagacagctaaaatattagctaaatgtcaaattagcttgaaaaaaaataaaacttaagtcAGCCAGAACATCTACcatgtatctgaaaaaatagctagacttcaaaatatcccaaaaaacttaaaaaaaagcttaaattagacaaaacagctgacatgtccaaaatagcctaaaaaatcttactaaatgccaaaatagcccaaaaagctagcagaatgccaattttcaaaacgTTAAAACTTTAACTCGTAAACATAATTGTGAAAATAAGAAgacagtaatattattccagaataaatcaacataaaccttaaataactttgaatattttgtcataattatacaagttagaaatgagcgcaagataacaacattaataacaataaaataaaatgatctggagggccttgactttgacttgaGTTTGCTTGTGTGGCGACACAAGTTTGACTAGTGCTGTTATTCCAAAGAACAGAGTTTGAGTCCCActtctgcttttactttttttaatatatgttttgtTGTACCTCACTAGGCAcaaagaatacttttttttaagttttcgaAAAAAGGATTAAAGCAAGTATTAAACCAAGGGTTTAATAAACTAGATTTCTTTGTACAAACTCTGtattactaaaaataaactaatgtctgatgtttttgattaatatttatagtgtGCGTTGAgtaattttagcaaatttaaaaagaaaagattcaatGAAATACCAAAACCACGCAGAGGATTTCAGATTATGGATTTGAACTAATTTTCTTCTGATGAAAACAAATTCTGTTATCACAAGAGATTTTTCTATACATGGATTTTTCACTCTCAATCAAGTGTTTATGCTGTTACAGCTTGTTATACATTGATGACTACAAagagagattatttttttatttattttacttttagttattatttatttattttatcatctgGCACAAAGAAAGCATGTTGgctgttttagtattttaaatagtctagtatttataaattaaacttaaataacagaataaataaaagtcaatggGAAGATGACATCTTCTCTCCTCCGGCACCTGACCTAGGCATGCTAGCTGGACCAGATGAAGGGTTTAGCGCAtttgcagcagagctgttgtggtGTAAAATGTGGCAGAATTccagatttaatgttttatctcTTTTAAAAAGGATCTTAAATGGTGTACACTTATATAGTGCTTTTTCACCTATActccaacctataaccaccaggtgCAATATGAGCTTCAGAAAatttgacacatgggcaggcaggGCGGGACCTGAATCAACTATCTTCTGTCGACCGCCCCACCTCTGCACCACGGCGGCTCGCCTAAGACCTACACggtcaaaacaaaacacactggGACATGGTAAATGTAATTTCACTCCTATCATCTGTAGTTTCACATCAGAGTTTAAGTGAATGGATAcattgacaatttaaaatacattactCTGAAGATATGAGAAACTTCTaaaggggtctgcaacctttaacggtTTTTCTTCCTGAGCAAAACCCACTAGGAGCTGCCAAGTCTTACTTTACCCAATAGGAACATTTGATTCTGCTttacatttgttacattttgtttgttttaaataataaatatggattattttttggcatgaatgtaaaaaagaagTATAAAGACATACAagaattttctcaaaatatgaaattgttttttacttctGATAGAAGCTcgtatgacttcctttcaaaataaaacatttcctgtGCCAAACGATATGCCAGTTAACTTCTACAAAAGGTTTTAAACAACTCAAGccaaaatgagcatttttttctttttatactttaGATCTACTTTGATGAGCTGTCATCCTTTTTTCCGTCTTACTACTGTTTTTACctcaatataaatataaatgtattggTTTATGAGCCTGTAGAAAAATTACATAAAGATTATATATATTGACAATTTTGTGCAgcacaagttaaaaaacaaacagagcaaTCATAAAGGTCAAAAATTTTATCAGTTTTGCTTAATATTGTGATGTCAGCAGGGAAGTAAAAATCTTCAGTGTTTCTTACCTTTAGGTGTACatggatgctggagcctatccagctactGAGAGATGAAACCAAATGCCCCCTAGACAGTTTGCTTGTCCATTGCAGAGTAACATAAAGACAGACTACTTCACAGTCACGCCAAAGGGAGAATTTAGAATCATTAGCCTATGAAAGATGTTGTTGGACTGAGGGAGGAAGCCGGAGCGCCCGGGGAAAAAAGAATCACACAAGGACACAGTgaacatgtaaacatttcaaaacaaaaaaataaccagCCAGGATGGTTCTTTGCTGTAAGGTGAGCGTGCCAACTACTACACCACCAACAATAGTCCAGCCCGATCTGCAATGTATAAAGAAACTTCATGCAAAAATAATTCCTTCAAAATAACTCCTACTAATAACCTAAATAAGTTATGCACTTCTTATTAAATTTGGGATTTTAaaccaaatcagaaaaaaatcaatagtaCTTGTTCAAATTTCATAACACCTTTAACAAATACGATAATCTAAACTACCtttattctaataaataaaTCGATTCTCGTGATTTGCTCACTTTTGCAGGAAAAAGGCAAAACTCAAGACAGTAGAGTTGCTTGACTTATAGGATCAAAAGATGTAAAACTCGACtgacataaaatatattattgatGGTTGGGGAGTGCAGGAAAAAAGAACcatattttttgcttaaacaaaaaatcctgtttgttttaactttaattgtttaagatttttaggaagctgctgcatttttataatcacattttcgaggggaaaaaaactgaacatacGCACATGGAATACACACATGTTGCGTCATTAACATGCGCCCGGGAAATCCAGGAAAGGAGAAAATGGTTGGATTTAGCCTCAAAGGAGGTGAAAGGTGGCCTCGTGATTTAGCGTTTAATTGCACCTCCTTTCATTCTGATCGTTAGTATTGATCATCACGTGTAGCTGAGACATCCCCGTAAATCTCTCTCTCTCCGGCGGCTCTGCGTGTTGTTGTGTTTTCGAGACTGAAcgtcagcagcagctgctgctgtagTAGTGAGAGTCCGTCCAACTCAGCTTTCAGCTTCGCTCCGTGAGTTGCACGGTGATAGCGAGGAGCCATGCAGCCTAACGACGGCTGGAAATAAATAGAACCGGTTCGCGTTCGGTTTCTCAGCGGGCCGAACAACagctttaagctagcagctGTTGGAAGACATGCTGTGAGGTGCAGCTCCGCGTCTTCCTCCGCCGCTGTGGTAAGTTAGTTCCGTGTCTCCCGCAACTCCTTTGTGCTGAACGGAGATGGCATTTAGTATCTTCAATTATTGCAGAACGTTCtggttctttattttctccgtAACACATGTATGTTATTTACTTCTCGCCCGAACCTGCTGCTGCTAGTTTAGCAAACCAGCTACAACACCCTGTTGCTTAACCATTTCTCaagtaaacaaagtaaaaatatgtttaaacattttctgatattggcaaatgtttgttttgagcACGTGCGACttcctaaaaacaaaatttatttatatggcgTGTGACAAACAAAAGCACTAGCtaaatgtgatttattatttttttaaatccaaaactttattgataaatatTGCACCTACAGAAAAATTAACAGTTAATTTTCACATTTGCCAGGATAATTATATAATACAttgtataattaaaataaaacatatattaaattaaataatgccataaaattgcaaaataaatcagactgaaaaaatatatatttataaaagcaaaggATTCTGTTAGCATGCTTACTCAGGATGAACAGTGTCCTCCAGGTGCAGCAGCTCATTATCAGCCTCTGATGAATTAATGATCATTAACACCTGTGAATTTGACAGGGTTTCAACTGTTACATTAACAACCGACAAATGAAGACAATTATAGATAAAATACGTTTTAAAGCGAGAACAGGTACTAATAATATTGTTGTGTCATACATACATATTGAATGCACTcctaatactttttaaattcttaaatcaTGTCCAAACTATACCCCGCCATATCTTAAATAGAGATTTATAGGAGtaagattttgttttagaaatccTTTTCTAATTTCTAACTGAAAATACACTATAATCTTAATGAATATAAACTTTGTTTCCAGCTTATGGTAACAACTAAGTATAATTAATACCTGGGTTTGTTGTTAAACAGGTTGCTGCTTATATCTGCTGTGCTGAAGACCACGGAAACTGGAACGATGGCACCTCAGAAGTCATGACTTGGGTAACTATGACTTGGGTTGTTTCCTCcctgacatgtttttattttattgcacttGTTTCAACCGGTGTAATCAGTTTTAATGTGATGTAGTTGGTCCTTATcccttttttcatcatttttgaaGTAAGAAAGGTTGTTGTTTCAAGAGTTTAGTTTTTCATCAACACGGTGATGGTATTAGAACAGGGTTACCTACACTTTTTTGCATGCAAGCTACTTTTGAAATGACTGACTCAAATCAGGAATTATAGAAACATTTTATACGTGTTTGTAAATAAACAGACTTATTATAACAAGAAGATCTGAAagtgaaacagacattttcattaaataaataaatacatttagatgAGTGTGTAAGATTGAAACATGATATAAAGGTCCTCTGTAATTTTTCCTCGAACAACTTGTTGAATTGTAcccttgtgtttgtgtgctgacAACAGAAACATTCTGATTGTGTCCGAATGTCTTCACTACTTACTACATAGTGCACTACCTGTATATCACAtgtgggtaattatatccggccctccagatatatatatattttttgttatttatggccCAATGTTGTCTTGCACTCATTGCTAACTtgtaacattttgacaaaatgtaattttatgaagagtaaaatattgaaagttatttaaggtttaagtcaatttttttaaaaataatactccaacctttttattattcataattttgttaaattatggtttttaaaaaaaatggcattgaactagcttttttggctaatttggcatttaatacgattttaaggctattttggagtttagcaaatatttcagctacatgctagctgtttttggcNNNNNNNNNNNNNNNNNNNNNNNNNNNNNNNNNNNNNNNNNNNNNNNNNNNNNNNNNNNNNNNNNNNNNNNNNNNNNNNNNNNNNNNNNNNNNNNNNNNNNNNNNNNNNNNNNNNGCTATTAGCTTcactgatttcagctatcagcatttttagctattgatttcagcatcttcagctattagcacaaGCATTTTTAGTGGccaattcagcttatagcattcacactagcagtatCATAGATattgctatatatttagttcataattatgttaaaaagttacggttcaaaagttttgaaaattggcattcCGCAAGCTTTTAAGACTATTtaggaatttactaagattttttaggctgttttgtagtttagctaatatttcagctacatgctagctgttttggctaacctaagtttatttctttttttagtttttaggctaatttggcatttagctaacatgttagcttgctatcagcttcagcgtttttagctatgaattccagcatcttcagctatcagcactagcatctttagcagccacattcagcttacagcattcacactaacattatctcaggtaatgctatatatctaNNNNNNNNNNNNNNNNNNNNNNNNNNNNNNNNNNNNNNNNNNNNNNNNNNNNNNNNNNNNNNNNNNNNNNNNNNNNNNNNNNNNNNNNNNNNNNNNNctagcattatcgcaggtaatactatatatctagttcataattatgtaaaaaaaaagtttttaaagttttaaaaacctagttttattgtgttcaattaatgtttatcctgttcggcccgtcacctaacgtgtgttttggattttggccccttatatgattgagtttgacactcctgctgcatatagtttttttatagtGTAGGGCTGTCTAAATATACAACTCCAaattgagtgccctagaaatttcccagatgTCTCTGCGAAAAACCAGAGTGCAtggatgctcactagattagcgaatgtAGAACATGATGAATAGTGTTTGAATGGTTTTTGGTGAAAAaggtattttaattaatttttatatgaatttttcaagtttttcatcattagaacacaatTTATGTATAAAcgttctttgtaaaatgttcctttttatcTGGTATTTACTTCTGGAAATCCAttatatttgcttaaaaaaaagtagtgagcatggtgtctaaaTTTCTTTGAAAATCCTGGGTACTTGCTTAATAGTAGTTGAGGGAGGGAACTTGGACATGGTCTCAGCTTTctgtttgaggttttttagTGACTGacaacaatgcattgtggtcaatattcTCCAATCTTGTGAGCATCCATGCACCCTGGTTTTTCACAGACGCTTGAGAAATTTCTAAGGCACTCAGTTTAGATTTGgacagttttacaaaaatgacaacaactcTATATACTGGtcatgcactatatagtgagtagtgaaggaattcagacacaaacatAATGTTTCTGACCTCGGGCCGTTAGCACAGTAGCAGCTACATCCACGGTCAGCAGTCTGACACTGAACGTTCACACCTTTCCATTGCACCTTCATGATGTTTAGAAGAAAGACTATATTGCATGTGAAGTGTGGTGCTCAGTGTAGTTGAACACACGTGCGCTGGCATGTTTCAGAGAATATTTGATTAGTTGTTCTGCATGTCAAGTGACGTACTTCACAGCTAAGAGGATGACTGgctgacaacattttttttaaatatatatttgcatttatttttgatgaccTGGTATCTACCCACACTACTGGTCAATCACGATCCACATATTGGGCATCCTTGCACTAGAGTATCTACtagctgccttttttttttttttttattctttttatgttGTATCGTCTAATGCAGGTCATTTTGAAACCTCTCACTgactgatttcttttttcttcatacaGGACTGATGGGGAGGAGCTCGGTGTGGTCCCACCCTCTGCTGACTTTTAAACCTCGTCTGTGATGACTTCTGTTCCGCATTTGTCTTTCTAAAAGTGGTAGTCATGGCTCACTGCAAGGTAGAGGAGCAGCATCAAGACCCCAAAGATGTTCCTGCGGTCGCTGATGTGCGCCCTCGACGTCTCGTCTCAGAAGACGTTCAGTCAGATCCGACAAATGCAACAGTCAAATCCCAGAAAACCGGGAAATTCAGGAAGACCGCTTTGACGTTTTTTGGAGTTCGTAAAGGTATCTGTATTTTGCCGAGTTTTTTTGGGGGCCGTagtaaaaatcaaagcaaatgGTCATCAAAGAAAGGAATTAGCAAAAGCAAAACCCACGACGGGTTAAGTAACATCAGCCACACAGACCATCTGGGAAATGTGTGCTCCTCGGCTGAGGCTTTTGAGTACCACAGTGCAGAGCTCCAAAGCAGCTGTCACAACGAATGTAGTCACTCCGCTGATCAGCAGAAATCACTGACACTCGGTCGACACAGAAGGGGTTTGAGAAGTCTCTTTCAGAGTTTTAAGCAAAGCAGAGGTCAGAGAAATGCTGGCATGGATACAACAGAAATGATTGCAATATCCTTTCCTCAGTCTGGGGGAAAGGTGGCCGCTGTCCAGGACAGCCGGCCTGTCACTGAGTGCCTGGGATCTGAACCTGATGTGCCTGATTTCACAGATGCCATGATATGTGGCATTCCCATTGGTCCTGAATGTAGCAATGCAGATGTAATGCAATTAGAGAACAGTGCAGAGAAAGAAAGACCAAAGTCTGAGCTGGGTGGTCCGCAGCATGATGACCTGCTGGAGGAAGCTGCTGCGGCAGCTGGAGCTTCCACTGATCACGAAGAGACCCTGGTAGATTCTAGTGCACCGTGTGTGGAGCCTCAGACGAGGCCTGCATTGAAGTCGAAAACTCCTCAAGGCTCCTCGGATGGACTCGACCTGCTGTTTGACGATGTGGCGTCGTTGAAGAGCTTTGATTCGCTGACTGGCTGTGGGGACATCACTGCAGATCAGGAAGACGACAGCATCACAGACAGCACTGTTTCTGGAGAGAGGAGCAGAAACGGAGGGAAGAGGGCTTCCTGTTACCTTACTTACCAAGGCGGTGGGGAAGAAATGGCCTCGCCTGAGGATTTCGATGAGACGTGCCTTCAGGAGTTTTGGGGAAACGATGATGAAATCTGCTGCGCTTGTGATCCAGACCAGACAGACACAAATGAGCTGACTAGTTCTCACAATTTGGGCTCATTGAACAGTAACAGTGCTCAGCAGGCTGTCGGTATAGTCGTTTCCTCCACTGCCGATGCCCTAACTCCTCAAAGTGAACATCAGGAGTCATTTCCAAATAGCGATGAGGGTTACTATGACTCAACGACCCCTGGACCACAGGAAGGACAGGAAGAAGATAACGGGTTAAGAGCAGGCAGATTACCCAGGGACAGTTACAGCGGAGATGCCCTCTATGAACTTTTTGCGCCTGATGAGAGTCTGATCAGTCCTCATTACGAGAACAAATCTCATCCCAATTCCAAATCGAGCACCTTTGTGTCTGAGCCAGGGGACGAGACGGATGCTGCCTTTGTTCCCGAGATGAATCGCTTACGAATAGGTGCTGAACTATACGAAGAGAGTTTTCTAGAGAGTCCGGGCATGTGCAGTAAGTCCTTGGAGTTGACGCAAAATGTTGAAAGCCAACAGGAAAtcagagtgaaaaaaaacactaattccAAACAACAAACGTCACTAAACATGAAAGATGCTGCACCGGACATTTTTGATGAAACTGGAAAAGTGctcacttccaatgaaaagagAATATCCACAAACGCTGATTGCAGCGTAGCATTCGGGAGCTCAACTCATCCAGACTATGAAACCTTTTGCGGACCTAAAGAGGAGCAtcttgaagaaaacaaacctgTGGCTTTACCGTACATAAACAAGAGTTCCCCAGCTGAAGAGTGCACCGCCTTCCTGGACGACGGGCAGACGGTGTGTTTCTCACAAGCACTTGAAGATTACAACAAACACACTCAAATGCTCAGCAACAGTGCGGACGATTTGGACACGAGTTCTGCTTTCACTCCAAACATGGAGGCCTTACCCCCCATAGTGACGTTCGACGTGGTGGATATGCACAATGAGGGTGAATATGATGAGCAGATGCGCATGGACCTAGAGGAGGACATCTCCTCACCCTATCAGGAGTTTGAGGAAAGCTACCTTCAAAAAGATGGGTTTGCTGAGTGTGATTATCAGATGTTTGATCTGTATGATCACAGTCTGATCAGCAATGCGTGGGCCGTTGCCAGTCTCCCCCGGCAACATATAGGAATCTGCCAGTCCATGCCTCACCCATTAACCCATGATAAGAGAAGCAGATCTCTGGACACTGAAGGTCCTAATGTATGCACAGAATCCAGGGCGGCTGTTGCTTATTCCTCTCGACTGGAAAAGGATTCAAGCTCTTTACCGTACTACAAAAAGAATACAGTTGTGTCGGCCTCAGAAGCTGGAAACGGTAATGGAATAATGTCTTCGTCGTGGCATCCCCGGACAGATGAAGACGTCACTGGAAAAGCCCCAAGTGCGAGTTCTCATCACTCCTCCAGTGGGGACTTTTTTGACGTCAAGCCGCATCATCTTTGCACTACTGTGTCTGACGACACTAGCTGTGATTTCATTTCGCACAATTCAGATTCAAACGGCAGACAGCGTCACTTCGCTCTGCTGTCAGACTCCTGTGGACCTCAGGGCACCCTGGTTTACGCTGGAATGACAGAGCAGGATCATGGGGATCGTGTTTTCTGTAACCCTGCTGCCAATTTGAAACCCTTCAACCAGAGCAGCAAAGGCAGAGCAGAAGGTGGCAGCCTTCCTCAGAGTCCTCCAAAGGGAGCTTTGTCTAAAGATAAAACGTCCGTCCTCAGCGAAACATCAAACGATGGGGTGTTCCCTGTGGCTTGCAGCAAGCTTCCTGAGCTCGCTCTTAACTGAAAGAATCTGCCACACAGTTTGGATGAGAAATGCCAGCAAtcactttttatatttgtccaaaggaaaaaaaaaagtttgcacacTCGCATGTATGGAGGAGCTGTCCACTCTGACAGGAAGCGGAGTTGAACCGCTTGAATAAACTGACAAGTGATGTCCAGAACATCCGGTTTTCTGCATTTGTGCTGTACCAGTCTCCATGCACAGAGGGCTCATAGATGTagatgaaaataatttaaaggagCAGCTGTTTCATTTTCCATTAAAGTTCGTAACCATTAAGCTACTGAATTTTACAAGAATGTTTTAACCCACCTGTAGCCTTGGCATTGAGGTCTCTGCACCGATGCCACACTCGCTTGTGAGGGTAATCATCAGCCTGGCTTCAGCTGTACAACCCTGCTGCGCCTGTTGCCTTTTGAACATATGAATGCTTTGCTTTTAATGTcagcttgtgtttgtttttactgcatCTCAAAGCTATGAGTCCACAGAAGCATCCCATATAATTCCAGGtgtttgaattttctttacctgattttaaaaacatttcagacaaaagaTGCTCTGACGGGTAACTGTGCATTTTCAATGTCAAACAACAAAATAGGCCTAATATGcggaataaagtttaaataattgatCCCTGCCTGTAAATTCACCACCAGGTCTTCACTTGTGTTTTCATCTGTGGCTCGCTTCCTCTGTCAGCAATTCCAGACACATTTGTGTCTGACAGATCAACACACCACAGCtggtttgtgtttctctttCACTCAAGCATAGTCGGTAAAGGAAGTggaccttttttatttcaatctttTTCAGCTGGCAATAAAATCAACAATAGGGATATGTAATTTAACGGCACaagattcaattttttaaatcgGTTTTGAACAATCATTTGGCTCCTGTGGGTTCAGGTTTTAGATGCATTAAAACTATTTTGGCTCTTTTAGTTCTTCTTTATAGCTCTGCTTTTCCACTGAGTTCATGGTAAATAGCTGGAGATGTAGGTATAGGATTTGTTTATCATTCACAATGTCAACTCCAatattcattttacattttgacagtttttcagGGGAGCTCAGACTCATTAGCATGTTTTCTTTCTCACTAAAATTCCCCTGTGTGGGAAATATTCATGAATTTTCTCATAAGCAGTTAAACATTGAATCATGAAGGAGATCACATGATTATGGACTgggattgcttttttttttagctcagaaaaacaatgcttttatttgtgttgcgcttgtttctttgtttttgttctggttttaatttgaaatagcTCCACCTCCTGGGAAGTAAGAAGGTTCAGATGAAACTCTTGCTcttcaaaactgcatttcagtAAATGTGAGGGATGAATAAGTGGTTAAATTTCAAATCAATTAAGATAagctattttttcttcttttaaaatggagtgttatttttctgtctgtgtaatattagaaaaatgtctaactgTCTTTATAGCCCTAGTTTCTTATTTCTTGTATCATGTACAGTTTGGCTGTTACAAATGGCAATATTGTGTTTACGTTTTCTtagttcaatttttattttacttttgaacaTCTTTTGCTGTATGTCTGAATACAACACTGCCTTACAAGAGAATAAACATGATATCAAAGTTTTACATTCAGGCTTGGACTGTTTTTACTACAATTAAGGTTGAACTATTCTGAAATTTGCTTTCACTTTAGTCCAGTTCTTGAGtagtaatatttttctttcaaattatcTTGGTTtttgattcatattttaaacactTGTAATTTTTCTGCATCTGAATGCTATGGATAAAAACACCTCAGGGATTTCTGTTAGGAACATAGTTTTAGAGTCACCTTAACTGTTACAGGCTGATTAATACAATAATTTGAAGGAGAAACTGAAAGCttagtcatttatttaattggGGGTGGTTGAAAGACATCATGTAAAAGTAGAAAATCAGTAAGACAAGCTAGAAAATTCAGACATCTTTGCCTAAAATCACAAAGGTAAAGATCTATAGATTTCAGAGAAACTGGCAGcttatttttgatcaaaatt includes these proteins:
- the amer1 gene encoding APC membrane recruitment protein 1; this translates as MAHCKVEEQHQDPKDVPAVADVRPRRLVSEDVQSDPTNATVKSQKTGKFRKTALTFFGVRKGICILPSFFGGRSKNQSKWSSKKGISKSKTHDGLSNISHTDHLGNVCSSAEAFEYHSAELQSSCHNECSHSADQQKSLTLGRHRRGLRSLFQSFKQSRGQRNAGMDTTEMIAISFPQSGGKVAAVQDSRPVTECLGSEPDVPDFTDAMICGIPIGPECSNADVMQLENSAEKERPKSELGGPQHDDLLEEAAAAAGASTDHEETLVDSSAPCVEPQTRPALKSKTPQGSSDGLDLLFDDVASLKSFDSLTGCGDITADQEDDSITDSTVSGERSRNGGKRASCYLTYQGGGEEMASPEDFDETCLQEFWGNDDEICCACDPDQTDTNELTSSHNLGSLNSNSAQQAVGIVVSSTADALTPQSEHQESFPNSDEGYYDSTTPGPQEGQEEDNGLRAGRLPRDSYSGDALYELFAPDESLISPHYENKSHPNSKSSTFVSEPGDETDAAFVPEMNRLRIGAELYEESFLESPGMCSKSLELTQNVESQQEIRVKKNTNSKQQTSLNMKDAAPDIFDETGKVLTSNEKRISTNADCSVAFGSSTHPDYETFCGPKEEHLEENKPVALPYINKSSPAEECTAFLDDGQTVCFSQALEDYNKHTQMLSNSADDLDTSSAFTPNMEALPPIVTFDVVDMHNEGEYDEQMRMDLEEDISSPYQEFEESYLQKDGFAECDYQMFDLYDHSLISNAWAVASLPRQHIGICQSMPHPLTHDKRSRSLDTEGPNVCTESRAAVAYSSRLEKDSSSLPYYKKNTVVSASEAGNGNGIMSSSWHPRTDEDVTGKAPSASSHHSSSGDFFDVKPHHLCTTVSDDTSCDFISHNSDSNGRQRHFALLSDSCGPQGTLVYAGMTEQDHGDRVFCNPAANLKPFNQSSKGRAEGGSLPQSPPKGALSKDKTSVLSETSNDGVFPVACSKLPELALN